TGTGCACCCCAACTCATGGGAGGCAACCTCATGCAACTCAGAGCCGGAAAAGGGGAGAAGTGTTTCCGAAAAATTGACGAGATCTAGTCGTAACGACAAAAGCCCTGGGAGTAGTCGAGGCCTAGGATTATTCTTGTCTTTGTAGTTCGGGTCGTACGGTGCACGGAGGGCCATCAAAAAGTCTGTAATCTGAGACCAAGCATAACATCGAAAGCCCCCTCTAATGAGCGGTGGTTCCTTTGGCCGTAGCCGAACTTTTAATAGTTGATCCTTTTTGAGTTCAGCATGATAGCCGCGCTCAAGTCGATGCTTCCGGCGTTGGTCGTCGTAATAGCGGGCGATGACGCGCAGATTTATATGTGTGATTTGGTTCCGATACTGGGAGCTCAGTTCGGAGAAGTTGCGAAGTGCTTCTGGAGTAGTGAAAGTGAAGTTGTTTGACTCCCAAAAGTATCGAGTGCCTTCTGTATGAAGAGCCCTGCAAGTGGCCAGAAAATGTATCGCAACTTGATTGCCACGcgccttttccttttcagAAAGATGCTCATGAGACAGCTTGGATAAGGGATCAATGATAGGATGAGGGCTTTTCATGGCGAATTTTAAGATTCTTAAAATAACTTCCGTTGGCAAACTAGGGCAACCAAGCTCGTGTGCGGACATAGAAGCCCGAGTCCGACGCCGAAGAGCAGGGTTCTGTTGTATTAAGTGTGCTTGAGCCACAGGTGACCAGGATATGCCGTTTTCCCGTAGAATCCTCTTCAATCGCATGTTCTCCTCCATAAGAATTTGGTTTGTACGTCTCATAGGGTGATTAAAGGATGCCTGTGCTTGGTCTTCCTTATCACGGCATTCCCAAGGAAAGGCAATCTGCGTCGAAGTTAGCAAACAACCGGACCATCTCCCAGAAGAATGATAGTTGGCGTCATACCGTTGCGGACccggccatgatgagaaTTTCTGTCTTTGAAGTTAAAGTTATGGTTTTCAGTCGTATTAGGGTAATGGAAATCAGGGCGTCGTGTTTCGCTTGTGTCACCGGCCACACACTTAGCTGGAGTGGCGTAAGAGGATGGAACAAGAAGTCTtcccgaaaaaaaaatattgGCAGCGAGTGATTGAAACCCAACACGAGGGTCGTAGATGGTTCACAGCTTCACCTACGCGCGAACAACCCTCCTTCGGTGGGTGAACTGGCCGTTGCCAGCTGCACCCtgtcgaaaaaaaaagaagtcGAAGTTCACAGGTAAATAAAGTTGCACATGGCTCCTGGCATCCAAGTCTCAAATACCAAGTAAGGTAACACAGGATCAACGGCACGATGTTGAGCAACCCCGAGTGTTCACCTGGATCGATTTGAAAGTCGGATTGATGATGATAAGTGAGCAGGCGCCACCGACTAACCGAGTGGGGGGTTAAAAGGCTGTCGCCAATCCAAACAACACTGTCCGTCTGCTAAGGCTGCAGAGAAGACTCGCTCGAGTGCCTCCAACTTTGTAGGGGGGAACGGAATGGTGATGTAGATGGAGAGAATACAAACTTTGGGAAAGAGGGATTAATTTGCAAGCTGTGACATCTAGACTGAGACCAGGACCTGCATTCGGGGTTGAACATAAATTGTCTCAAGGGTCCTCTTGGTCGTTCCAGCTGATTCGCTTCGACGCACTTGCCCGACAGTCAAGCAAAAGACCTCGCAATTGGTCTGTTGTGGCTATTTGGTTCAGTCAATGAACGGCATGAGTGGAGCGGGCATGGCTCGGACGCACCTTCTTCCTGGAGTCAGCATAACCTTGGAACCCACCAAGGGCGGGAGAGGGCGTAAGTTTGCAAGTACAGGCCGCAATGATTTGTTACATTGCGTCATGTGATAGTACGAGACTACCAGTACCTAGACCTCTACCGCGGTCGTATTTGGTCAGCATTGTCGGCCATTATTACTCGAATACGACATGGTGGATTGCTTGTAATGACCAATCCGAGGAAGCCGCTTTTTATGTTTTGAGTACTAGTCTTGTCGAAGAATTACGAGCGGACGGTAcgctttgcttcttttcaCGGAGTACCAGTGGAATCTTTTGTTTCAACTTAATGACATGACATCCGCGGCATGTCTCAGCGATTTGTTTCGGGAAATCGACCTGCAGGCCATGATCGACCGCCCAATGCTGAGAGAATGCAAGACCCAAGCGGTTGAGACCAGCCTATAGTATTCGTGCTCGATCTGTATAAAGTATGGCCAAACCTAGGTCCAGTAATTAATATCCACGAAGTACATTGGACCATAGAATGTCTTTGATATTTGCGACGTCGCGAACCTTGACCCCTCCAGTTACCTGTCCATGAGAGGCCTGATTTCTGTATTCAGAGTACGGATATCATGCTAGTCATatcgcaaaaaaaaaacctaaaaaacTGCTGCTTCATTTAAGACAAATTCTAAAATGCTCGCAGTTTAGGTTTTCCTTTGTGCAGTGGCAGGCTTTCAAAGCTGCTTCCCATAGTCCTCCTTCCAAATCTTGTCCCATTTCTCCTTATCTACAGCAAATTCCCGAACGTAGTCGAGTTCCAGCTCATGCGTCCGCCTTCCCAGCAAAACCAAACTGTGTAGCGGGGGGCCGAGGAGATCATCAGTCGAACAAAGCTCCTCCAGAGTCCCGGCAATGAACTTCTCTGTTTTCCCGCCCACTCGAGCCGCTCCAATGGCCAAACTATCACGGGTGTATGCACCTTCTCTCTTTTCATCTTCAATCTCAATCATCTGTTGAGCGCACTGCCCTACAGTCATGTATCGTGGGGGTTCATAAACCAGTCTTCCTCTGGCCATATTCTCCAAACTCTGTTCCTTGACTTTGATATCCACTAGAACCAACGTATGCAACCCAATATTACGATTCTCCTTGATACGGTCGTAGAAAGAGGCAGGCTTCCATGAATCTGTAAAGAACACCATAGACACTGTTTGTCCAAAGTTATATAGTTGGAGGCCGCAAGCGCCGATGCCGGACATGATGGATGCGTTCGGCACAGTTCGCACAGGGATAGACAGTTCGCGTGCTCGAATAACTAGGTCGGTGTGTGTTGTCGCACTGCGTTCTCTATCAGCCTCGATTGTGGGCGGTGGCTAGCATCCGTGTGCTTACCCGAAGGGAtcgccgacgacaaggaaGGCAACGTCTTCGTTTCGGGCGTTGCGCAGAATCTCGTCGCTATTTGATTCGACCATTTCACGGTCAGCGATTGTTATTGAGCGACCATAATACTCCTCCTGCAacaaaagaaggagaaaagaaaaaaacgtTAGCCAAATTCTCCAGATCAGTCCTGACGAAGGCTTACAAGCACAGATTGGTCCACAAGCAAGATGCTGGTGTAGGCTTCCAGATACACTCTGGACACCTTCTTGACGACTTCCAGACCCTTCACCGTGATATCGGTCTCGTCGGATAGACCAAGTCCCACAAGATACAACATTCTGCCCGGTCGAACTGTTTCCGCCTATTgcaatattaaaaaaaaaggataaATAGACTGGTTGACGTTTGCAGGACATTAAAAAATTGCCCCTCCGCGGGGCAGTTTTTGACGCACCAGTCCTCCGTAATGTTCATAGACCTGCATTGGCAGCTCAGCGCGTCCCAGACCCATCTCTCGCCATCTAGCAGCAGCACTCCCCTCCCTGGTCCATTGAAAACGATCCACCAACTCGAGAGCAAGGTAGGCGGATCGAACTCAGTCTTACAATGCACCGACACGGCACGCAGCGAAATCAACCACGGGTCGCTGCGTCGCTACCATCATGACCGACTCCAAAAAGGGCAGCGCATACGGTGCCCCGGCTGGCGACACTGATTTTCGAAAGACGTGGGATCTGGGCGAGTATGCggccaaagccaaggaacgcgaggccaaggagaaggaggaggcaAAGGCGCGCTACGAAGCAAAGCTCGCGGGCAAGAAATACCACAAGCCATTAACGGGCGATGAGACATACACCACGGCCAGGCGAAATGTCATCGATCTCACTGCACAAGTCGGCAAGACACAGCTCGtgcccgccggcgccggcgtcggaAAACGCGGACGAAGCGCTGGTTTCTACTGCGAGTCGTGCGACCTCACATTCAAGGACAACAAGCAGTTTATCGAACATTTAAATACCACGCAGCATCTGTTGAATACCGGCCAAACGACGGAAGTGAAACGTGCTACAGTGGAGGAGGTTCACGAGCGCATTTCGTACTATATtcggaagaaggaagaactggagaaagaaaaggccacGAGCCTGCAGGAAAGGCTGCACATacgagaggaagagagggaaaagGAGCTCGAGGAAAGGCGGCAACGAAGAAGAGAcgaggcggagaagaagcggaaagaaaaagaggatgctgccaaggtcaagacAGAGTATGGTGAGGATGTGCGCATCGAAGGAGAGcatgacgaagacgacatgaTGGCTCAGATGGGCTTTACCGGATTTGGATCATCCAAAAAGTAGTGTTTTCTAACATGGCAAACATGATTAATTATACATTTGATACCCCGTGGCAACCGTTTGCCCTAGATGTTCTCCTGTGGGGGGAGCTGCTTGCGAGTGAAAGGCAGTCTTTACAGAAGTAGCACATAAAATACATACCATGCATCAACTTTGTTTAGAATCAAATGCTGTCAATTCTGCAGCATGCTGCTTGACTCGTTGGCAACAGAGCTCGGCGAGGTCCGGCCCAGCGAGCATTGAAGAGTCGATTGACATTCACCAAGCTCCACCAGCCTGCCCCACGCACTTTTACACCAAAGCAGCTCGGTACCATGCAGAAGCTAGACAGATGACCAGGGGTGTCGCATCTCCAAATCAACCACGTATCGTTccttggcatcgccaacgGCTACCCCAGATAACACGCTGCTGTCCCATCCTGGAAGGCGACAAAAGGCCAGGCAGCGCCAGTGAGGAGAGAGTGCGCAGTCTCGGCCACCAAGGCTTCAGCATTCTCACGTGTGCATTTGGGCGAAGCATCATCCGGTAGCCAACACGCTGAGCTGGGCCTTGACGCTTGCGAACTTTCCAGCCAACGCCACGAGCCAATGTAAAGGACACTTCGGACTGCGGTGACTGAATCAACTTGCTTGGATACGCACAACCAGCACGACTTGCGCAAAGCCAGTGGTCAATCCAAGCTTCAATTGCTTGAGGCTTCAGTTTTACGGCCCGCCTGCCCGTCATCATGGATGCAGCGTTTTTCTTATCCCTTTCAGCGGGAGTTGTCTCTGTTTTTCTGATGAAATATGGTCTCCAAGCACTCAAATGGCTAGCCTCGGCCCTTTACTACTCTATCCCAACCCGTTATAAAGCTGCACAAAGACCCGAAGACGATCACATCCAGATTCTAGTCCTGGGCGATATTGGGAGGAGTCCACGTATGCAGTATCACGCCATCAGTGTTGCCAAGCATGGCAGGAAGGTTGACATTGTGGCATACAAGGGTGAGTTTTGCGGTCTGCTTTTCCATCTTCTATTAGGATGCTGCTGATATTGACGCCTCGCAGAAACTGCCAGACATCCAGACCTCATTGGCAACGAAAGAGTGTCCATGTATGCTCTCGCACCGCAACCAGAGTGGATTGCCTGGGGCACGTTGCCCTTCTTCCTGAATATACCGTGCAAAGTCATTCAGCAGTTCTGGACGCTGTTTTACACCATGATGTGGGCGACTCCCGCCGCAAAATGGATCATAATTCAGGTAGGACGACTACGAGTTTGGTAAAAAATCTGCATCGCGTTAACTCTCCTAGAACCCTCCATCGATTCCCACTTTCCATGTTGCTCTCATCGTATCTCTCATCCGCGGAAGCAAAGTCGTTATCGACTGGCACAACTATGGGCACACCATTTTAGCCCAGAAATCCTTGTATTCTATTTTTGTTCCCTTTTACAAGTGGTACGAGATCATCCTCGGCAAGTTTCTTGGAAATGCCAATCTGGCCGTCACGGATGCCATGGCTCGTGAGCTTCGAGGGCCGAAATTCAACTTGAAGAACCCCGTTCACACCCTTCACGACCGCCCTCTTGATCTTTTCCAACCAATCACTTCCACGAAAGCGAGAAAGGAATTTCTCTCGCGGCTGCCTGAGACGAAACCCCACGTTGGAAACATTCTTGACGGAACAATGCGGCTCATTGTCAGTAGTACGTCGTGGACTCCAGACGAGGATTTCAATATTCTCCTCGAGGCACTTGTGCTCTATGCGAACCCCAGCGAAGACGACGCCTCCAGCGAGCCGCCTTCACCCGTTCTGGCCATCATCACTGGCAAGGGCCCAGAGAAAGAAAAGTACCTGGAAATGATCAAACAGATCCAGGACAACGGGCGGCTCCCTGGCATCCAAATCCTGACAGCCTGGCTTTCTAACCGCGATTATGCCTCGCTCCTTGGCTGCGCCGATCTCGGGATTTCGTTGCACAAGTCCAGCTCTGGAGTTGACCTGCCCATGAAAGTGGTTGACATGTTTGGTGCCGGCTTGCCTGTAGCAGCTTACAGTGCATTTGAAAGCTTCAGCGAGCTCGTCAAGGAGGGACAAAACGGGTGCGGCTTCGAGACCGCTGCGCAACTGACGGAAATCCTGAAGAGACTGTTCAGTGAGAAGGGTCAGGGCGAGTTGGCTCAGCTGAGAAAAGGAGCCGTCGAGGAGGGGTCTCTGCGATGGGACGAGGAATGGGATCGTGTCATGGCCCCCATAATTGGCATTGATGCCAAGGCAGGAGCTGTGCGTTAGATAAATCAATGGAACGAAGAGGAATTGAAGCATGTCTCCATGAAGCAACACGCCGATATGACCAGGTAACAAGTGCTCTCATTTTACATGCCGTTTGCAAGCCCATGAAACTCCGTGTACCTCGTAAAAAATGGCATCCAAGGCTGCGCCAGACTGACTACCAACTCTTGAAGTCCAGGAAAACGCCACTGCTATGAAACTCCAGCCCTTCCCATGCGCATCATTTTCATCATTTTTAGTCTTCTCCCAAGCTCTCACGAACACATTTTCGGCACCTCTTCCTGAACTCCTTGTGCttcccctccctctcctcccgcAGCAGCCTCGCAGCCTCCACATTCGCAGGGCTCTCATCGTTGGGGCTATGGAACAGGCTGATCGTGCTGAGAAGAATGGTTTCCGGGGATTGAACAGGGCTCCACCGCTCAGCGGCGGTTTCGTAACCATATTCATCGTCCTCGGGAGGATGTAGGATGGATATGCAGAGGTTGCCGTTCTCGTAGATGTTCGGATGGAAGGGGATGGGCGTTTGGAAGGTCAGAGACGGTGGCATGTGCGGGTATGTTTGAGGGAAGACCATGCGGGCTCGAAAGTTGCCTCCTGCAGAGCGTTAGTTTCGCGGTAATACCGGAGCCATGGGCAGTGCCACGGGTTGAAGGGAAGGCGCACCGCCGTAGTATTTGCAGTCGTCGTTTATCATTAGCATCACTTCCCATTCGAATATGTTGCTGTCGTTGACGAGTCCGCAGGAGATGCCGGGCAGGTCTTTGCCCGTTTGGATCTCCTTGAGCTGGCGCTTTAGGAGGGAGGCGGCCGGGGAGGTGGTTGAGGCCATGGCTGCGACGGGGATTCAACGGGGTTTCGACGGTCGGTACGGGGGATGTCTTTTGTGCTGATTCGTGGGGGGCGGAGGATGGGCCAGAGCCTTGCATGCGGTGTTGTAGATCTAGTCGTCAACGGTATTTGCAGTTGAGGAAGAGGGCAAGTGTTCAAGTGGTCAAGCCATGGACTGGTCAATGGTGGACTCGAGGTTGAGGATGGTGGGggcggatggcggcggcagtttCCTTTTGGCGGGGAATATTGAACATCGCGTTTCCAAGCTCCCTCATGGCATTTTGTGGTGAGGACCAAATTCGAGCGAGGCTTgaaccttggcctcgttcaCCTATCGTCTTGGCCCAGCGACACCGCAAAAACGTTTCAGCGCGCTAGAGTATCTCCGTGGCTACTGGCGCTGATCAAATCAAAGGCGGATTTCTCAACGAAGCGGCCACCACCATTGCGACGGGCTATGCGTACTTCAAAACTCGGCACCCGTACATAGCGTTACCTGTGCTTTCTACGTCAATGTCGCTCAGACCAACGGTGCCCGCCGCAGCTGCGAAGGAAGTGGTGACGTATCCGATATCACTCTTAGCTCTACCAGACACAACTACAACCCTGACACCATTAACCATGGCCGATTCTACATCGGTTTGGCAACTTCCAATGCAAGAACCCTTGCCATTTGAGATGGCAAGGCTGGCTTTATCGCGTCCATTCTCGTAATCAAGATTATCCAACAATATCAACTTTGCGAGAACTCACTCCCTGCTAGTTCTGGGACATGCGAAACTTTAAACCCCTTTCCCAAAAGGTGTGCACCGCAATCATGTGTCGGCGACTTTTGTGAGCTGACGCTTGGTCAAGTCTCATCTCACTTTCGCGGCCTAATACTTTCATTATAGAAAATTCCTCCATCAATAGCGCCaccgtatgtatgtattttgTGCAACCAACATGTACGGTGGCAAACGCACGCTAGGGTATCAGGTTTCGCTTGCTCAACTGCATCACGGACCTACGGCCCTGCGGAATGCAACGATGCCGCGCTCCCACCTTCTCCGATGTCTGGCAGGTCGAATTTGTGTCCACAAATAGCCGGTTTATCGAGTCAGTTTCAACCCACAATAAGCCGTCACACAACAGCTTGAAACACTTGACAACTTTGTGGGCCTTAGTATTGAGTCTTGACTGCCTTTATATAAACACTGACCATAAGGGGGTTTATTCTTGTGATGGCTGCTATTATCAGAGAATGTTGGCAAGACGAAACAAAGGCTCATGGAAATCATGGATGCGACTAGCACTTCAAAGACAACAGAGATGGTGACCGACACACCTCGCCAAGAAGATGGCCTCAACGAAAAGTCCAACTCTAGCAGCCAGGTGAATCTGGTTTACAGTGATGCCTCCCAAGAGCCTGAGATCCATCTTCGAACCTACATTGCTGTTGTGGCCATGCTGCTTCTCAACTATGTTCAAATTATTGCCCTCCAAGGGCCTCCACTGGTGGCAAGTGAGACAATCCGGGCTGTGCCATTTCGAAGCGCTAACTTTTGCTTCAGCTAGATAATATGGGAAAAAGTCTTGGAAATCCCGCTGCCCAGGCTTGGATTCCCACTGCCTTGTCTTTGGTTCAAGCGGTTCTTGCGCCCGTCATCTCGTCAGCGTCCGACACTTTCCAAGCCCGAAAGCTAATCCTGGTCGTGGGCTGTGTGATATCATTCATCGGGTCGGCTGTTGCTCCTGGCTCACAGAGCATATATCGACTCATCGTCGCGCAGATTCTAATTGGATTTGGCTTCTCTTCCACGGCCCTTGCATACAGCGTGCCAAGCGAGATCTTGCCCAAGAAATGGAGGCCAAGTGAGTCCTCCGATTTGACGATACCAGGTAGAACAATAACTAACGTGGAAACAGTGGTGCAGTCTATTGTCAACATTGCAGCAGCCCTAGGGGCATGCTCGGGGCCTCTCATCATGGGGGCACTTTCTCGTAGTGACCCTATGAATGGTTGGCGTAATTACTATGTTAGTTGCCACCTTTACATATTTTCCCTCCAACTAATGGAATGGCCACCCCTTGACAAGACGTATCTCTAACTCGCGGCAGTGGATGCAAATGGCCATGTGGGGGTTAACAGCAGTTTCTATTCTCATCGGCTACCGACCTAGAAAGCGATATACCGTCTACAATGAAATGTCTCTGAGTCAAAAGATCAAGGCCCTTGACTTGATTGGAGTAGGACTCTTTGCCTCCGGCCTCACTCTATTCCTGGTAGGACTTAACCTAGGAGGCGGGCAGTTTGCTTGGACGGACAAAAAGGTCCTTGCAACTCTGATTATAGGACTTGTCACGCTGCTAGCTTTCATTGTTTATGAGTGGAGAGGAACCAAGGTTGGTATCGCACACCACGATTTGTTTCGCAAAGGGGTCAGTTCTGGTCGAACCTTTTCCCTATTTATCGCCCTCATGTTCATCGAAGGCATCATGttctttgctttttccaTCTTCTACCCTGTTCTGTAAGTTGAGTATTTCCAAGCAGAATACTATATGCCACTAACGTAATATACTAGGACAACCTCTCTATTTGAACAAGACCCCTTGCTAGTAGCCGCGCGCGCCCAACCCTTTTGGATCGCCTGCGGAATATCAACCCTCGTCTGGGGCTACTGgagcatcaaggccaagtccaTCCGAGTTCCTCTCTCGGTGGCGTTTCTCATCTTTACCGGCGGCACCGTCGGGTTCGCCACCATTCAGCCAGACGACTCGCTGAGCACCTGGTTCTTTGCTGGCGTCTCAGGAATTGGGTTTGGTGGCCCTCTCATCTTGATTATTACCGGCATCCAACTTGCAACACCGCATGCGCTCAttgcaacggcaacggcactGGCTATCACAAGTCGTGCTGTCTCAGTGGCAGTGTTTACGGTCATCTTTAGCATTGCCTTCACCGAACGGCTTCAGCCAAACATTGCCAGTCAGGTGCCTATGGCCGCACTCAAGGCCGGGCTCCCAGCGTCGTCAGTGGAAGCTTTTGTCGGGGCGTTGGCGGCTagggacatggcggccctcTCGCAAATTCAAGGTGTCACGCCTCAAATCATCGCCGCTGGCATTCAGGCCCTGAAACAGGCGTTTGCAGACAGCATTCGGGTGGTTTTTATTATAGCTGCTCCGTTTGGGGCTCTTGCTTGCCTTCTCTGCTGGTTCTTGGATGACCAAAGCAAAGAGATGAACTATAGAGTTGATGCGCCAATTGAGGATTTGCATGCGCGTGCTCGAGCGTCAGATGCTGTTATTGGGCCATGAATGGAGAGAAAGCTGTACAATAGGGAGTATTCTTGGTGATGAGCGAAATTCCTTTTTCCTGGGGAAAAGAAGATGGGTTAAATGGGAGTGTTTACGAATAtagtaaatataaataaatttttgtcttgttttATATTCTTTCTCTGTGATACGGGGAATCTAGTACAtggtattattatttctttaGCTAGTATAATTAATGTATTATAATACGTTCTGTGTTTTTCTCGCggtatattatagttttataGCCTAGTACTTTTTCAACAGCTTCTAGATCATCCGTTCTAAAGTCCATAATAGCTGGCATATTTAgccttcatcatcttgaATATTAAACGTTTTTAGTCTTCTTAAGGCCCTTGGGGACAAAGGCGTCTTGTCTATATAAAGCAGCGGGAAGTCTTTAGGCCTAGAAGCCCAAGACTTCAACTAGGTCATCGAGTCCTTGTGTACATAAGTAACTATCGTCAACTTCGAGTCCGTGTGCCAGTTGTAAAGAAGGGTTACAGGTAGACACTTTTAGTTATCAATCACTCCCGTCACATGTATTCCCAAATAACTACTCGAAAACTCATCTCCTATTCACTCTATACCCCTCTCGTTTTGACACAGTTGGTAAATAATTCAGGAGTTCCATTCGCATTCTTCACAATTTAGTTATACTACTCTACTTCAGCGCCGATTTtctccccttccccccctttACCATTCAGACAGTCTTGTATTCGTCACTGCGCTCGCCTCCTCAGCATTCTTGATTCACTAAGTAAAGGAACGTGTATACTCCTCTATCTAGCCAAGCAATTGCCTACTGGCCTAGAAAAGAGGCCTCGATTCTGCAAAGACGCGACTCAACGGAAGAGCGTTAGTTTCGCGTCTAACGGGACCCATAACATCTCATCGTCACACCCGGGCAGTTGTGTCAGTACGTTAAAGATGGCAGAGTAGTGGGAACCTAGCAACAACTGGAGTTGACGCGGGTCAAATTGCGACAATTGGAATCTTGCCTGATCCCGGCGCGAGTTCCATTCACAAAGTATTCTTGCATGGTCCGTTTTGGTTACCGTGAACTTGGTGCCAAAATTAAAATCTAACTCCTCCTCTTCATAAGCAATGTCGCCGGCGTCCCAGAGGGATTCAAGCTGAGCCCTGAGGTGGTCGGAAACTGCGGCATTTTTGGAAAATGATCCAACACGTTGCGTAGGGCTGCGAAGAAAGGTATTCAGACGCCCGCACTTGGAGCAACCACATGGCACATGGCTTAGAGCTAGTGTTGCGTTCTTGAGAGGCTTTTTCCCTACATATATCTTGACAAAGGCGCTTAGAATGACTGAAAAGAGAGTTTGACAATGCACCGAGTGCAGGGGTATGCCGCGGGAGAGTAAAACGGGAATAATCGAGTGTAGAAACGGCAACCACAAGGTGGGAAATTCCGTGCTTTTAATATTTGCAGCGCCCGCAGTGATCTTGGAAATGAGTAGTGCCATGAGATTATCCGTTTCGGTGCTGATATGGACGACGTCTGAGAAGAAACCAGCCAGCAGTTGAGGAATGATGACTGCTCGGACTTGTAGTCTTTTGGCTTGCAAGTCCGTGTATGCTTCGGTAACCGATGTTTTCCTCGCATGCTTGAAGTCCATGACCTGTATGAGAGACCGTGTCTGGTGAAGATGCAGAGAAATCTCCTTTGCAAAGGGATCATTGTGTAGCATCTCGTGTCGGAAAGTAAGAAAAAAGGCGATGGCGTCATTTCTTTTTTCGAGCCGTGGCGCCACACTGCCAAACGAGTTAGCATAATACGAAATAGTGAAGCGGCCTTGTAGAACGCACGTTTGAGAAATAAATTCGAGGGGGTCACGGAAATACAAGGCACTGCGCACGATAGCCTGTCCATCTTCgttgcccaaggccatggatgCGGAGGCATCAATACACTCGCAAAGCATTTTGCGAGCCCATTCCATCAACTCAACCTCGGAAGACCCATAACGTGGAAAATTGTTTTTCGAAAGCGGTGCCAAGTTTCCAATAGCCTTGAACGCATCGATGAAGAACTTGTAATTCGAAACAGCCACGGATATTCTACCACAGTTAGCATGCCAAAGAGGAATCACACGCAGCGCCATGTAATAGACTTGCCCATTTACAATGGCTTTAAACCGGATCTTGGCGCCATTCTCGCCAAATCGAAGCCATTGCCGAAGCCAAATGAAGAAATCAGGCGGCAGGTCGCCGTCATGTTCCTCAGCAACGCGTGTCAAAAACCCGAATTCCTCGAGACCTACTGCGATTTGAAGGGCAAGAAACATAGCATCCCCGGTGAGAATTGGATTGCGGTCCGGAAAAGGTATGAGCttggttttcttttcccAGGCATAATCACAGAGTCTCAGTACTTGCCTCCCTAATGACTCTGAGGCCTGTTGATGCACACAAAGTCCACCGAAATATCGAATCATCGAGTCGAGAGTCTCACGAACCGCATCAAAATCTGATTCATCCTTA
The DNA window shown above is from Metarhizium brunneum chromosome 1, complete sequence and carries:
- the ubc15 gene encoding Ubiquitin-conjugating enzyme E2 15 — protein: MASTTSPAASLLKRQLKEIQTGKDLPGISCGLVNDSNIFEWEVMLMINDDCKYYGGGNFRARMVFPQTYPHMPPSLTFQTPIPFHPNIYENGNLCISILHPPEDDEYGYETAAERWSPVQSPETILLSTISLFHSPNDESPANVEAARLLREEREGKHKEFRKRCRKCVRESLGED
- the ALG1 gene encoding Chitobiosyldiphosphodolichol beta-mannosyltransferase, translated to MDAAFFLSLSAGVVSVFLMKYGLQALKWLASALYYSIPTRYKAAQRPEDDHIQILVLGDIGRSPRMQYHAISVAKHGRKVDIVAYKETARHPDLIGNERVSMYALAPQPEWIAWGTLPFFLNIPCKVIQQFWTLFYTMMWATPAAKWIIIQNPPSIPTFHVALIVSLIRGSKVVIDWHNYGHTILAQKSLYSIFVPFYKWYEIILGKFLGNANLAVTDAMARELRGPKFNLKNPVHTLHDRPLDLFQPITSTKARKEFLSRLPETKPHVGNILDGTMRLIVSSTSWTPDEDFNILLEALVLYANPSEDDASSEPPSPVLAIITGKGPEKEKYLEMIKQIQDNGRLPGIQILTAWLSNRDYASLLGCADLGISLHKSSSGVDLPMKVVDMFGAGLPVAAYSAFESFSELVKEGQNGCGFETAAQLTEILKRLFSEKGQGELAQLRKGAVEEGSLRWDEEWDRVMAPIIGIDAKAGAVR
- the DPH5 gene encoding Diphthine methyl ester synthase; translation: MLYLVGLGLSDETDITVKGLEVVKKVSRVYLEAYTSILLVDQSVLEEYYGRSITIADREMVESNSDEILRNARNEDVAFLVVGDPFGATTHTDLVIRARELSIPVRTVPNASIMSGIGACGLQLYNFGQTVSMVFFTDSWKPASFYDRIKENRNIGLHTLVLVDIKVKEQSLENMARGRLVYEPPRYMTVGQCAQQMIEIEDEKREGAYTRDSLAIGAARVGGKTEKFIAGTLEELCSTDDLLGPPLHSLVLLGRRTHELELDYVREFAVDKEKWDKIWKEDYGKQL
- the snu23 gene encoding U4/U6.U5 small nuclear ribonucleoprotein component snu23, with the protein product MTDSKKGSAYGAPAGDTDFRKTWDLGEYAAKAKEREAKEKEEAKARYEAKLAGKKYHKPLTGDETYTTARRNVIDLTAQVGKTQLVPAGAGVGKRGRSAGFYCESCDLTFKDNKQFIEHLNTTQHLLNTGQTTEVKRATVEEVHERISYYIRKKEELEKEKATSLQERLHIREEEREKELEERRQRRRDEAEKKRKEKEDAAKVKTEYGEDVRIEGEHDEDDMMAQMGFTGFGSSKK